A genome region from Salvia splendens isolate huo1 chromosome 19, SspV2, whole genome shotgun sequence includes the following:
- the LOC121779572 gene encoding K(+) efflux antiporter 5-like, which yields MGIRKDRGIVIMIPLILIFCAESSYSARSKQEIRDEFFGDLIHNTTTTEDGDASIAKMFDRVLEKEFSETDKPESSGESSFNSSVADQQAELETVAKITHEKIKKNESIEANGTKPFQFQDVFSLETEDSDDVETLIDRKDNVFVMSNKKSKYPVLQVDFRLISDLVVVIVSAATGGIIFSCLGQPVIVGYLLAGSIIGPGGLKFISEMVQVETVAQFGVVFLLFGLGLEFSLAKLKVVGPVAVLGGLLQIIILIFLCGMTALLCEAKLSEGVFVGCFLSMSSTAVVVKFLVEQNSSNALHGQVTIGTLIFQDCAVGLLFALLPVLGGNSGLLRGMISMGKLLLTLFMYLIVASILTWSFVPRFLKLMMQLSSQTNELYQLATVAFCLISAWCSDKLGLSLELGSFVAGIMISTTEFTQHTLNQVEPVRNLFAALFLSSIGMLIHVQFLWAHVDILLVSVILVVVVKTTVAAGITKAFGYNLKASIVVGVLLAQIGEFAFVLLSRASNLHIVEGNMYLLLLGTTALSLVATPILFKLIPALMHLGVLMHWFPSEAIDKEDKIPIVRST from the exons ATGGGGATAAGGAAGGATCGTGGAATCGTAATTATGATTCCGTTAATTCTCATTTTCTGCGCTGAATCAAGTTACTCGGCTAGATCGAAGCAAGAAATCAGGGATGAATTCTTCGGCGATCTAATTCATAATACGACGACCACGGAAGATGGAGACGCTAGCATCGCCAAGATGTTTGATCGTGTGCTGGAGAAAGAGTTCTCAGAGACTGATAAACCTGAAA GTTCTGGGGAAAGCAGTTTCAACAGCAGTGTGGCAGATCAGCAG GCTGAATTGGAGACTGTTGCTAAAATCACCCATGAGaagataaagaaaaatgagagtATTGAGGCTAA TGGTACCAAACCTTTCCAATTTCAAGATGTCTTTTCTCTTGAAACTGAAGATTCTGATGATGTGGAAACTCTGATAGACAGAAAG GATAATGTGTTTGTGATGTCAAACAAGAAATCAAAGTACCCAGTGCTTCAAGTAGATTTCAG gctaatttcagatttggtggtTGTGATAGTCTCTGCTGCCACTGGTGGAATAATCTTTTCCTGTTTAGGCCAACCG GTCATTGTTGGCTATCTTCTTGCTGGATCAATTATTGGACCTGGTGGTCTGAAATTTATAAGTGAGATGGTGCAG GTTGAGACTGTTGCACAGTTTGGTGTTGTATTTCTTCTATTTGGCTTGGGACTTGAGTTCTCTTTAGCAAAG CTTAAAGTTGTCGGTCCTGTTGCTGTTCTTGGTGGATTgcttcagataatcattcttattTTCTTGTGTGGCATGACTGCATTG TTATGTGAAGCAAAGTTATCCGAGGGTGTATTTGTTGGTTGTTTTCTTTCAATGTCCTCAACTGCAGTG GTGGTGAAATTTCTGGTTGAGCAGAACAGTAGCAATGCCCTTCATGGTCAAGTGACTATTGGAACACTTATTTTTCAG GACTGTGCTGTGGGGTTGTTATTTGCTCTACTCCCTGTTCTAGGCGGCAATAGTGGCCTTCTCCGAGGAATGATCTCCATGGGAAAATT GCTACTCACTCTATTCATGTACCTCATCGTGGCTTCCATATTGACTTGGTCTTTCGTTCCTCGGTTTTTAAAGTTGATGATGCAGTTATCATCCCAG ACAAATGAGCTCTATCAGCTGGCTACTGTGGCATTCTGCTTGATATCGGCATGG TGCAGTGACAAACTGGGACTCAGTCTTGAATTGGGTTCATTTGTGGCTGGGATCATGATATCCACTACCGAATTTACACAGCACACCTTGAACCAG GTGGAGCCGGTTCGTAACTTATTTGCTGCTCTCTTCCTGTCTAGCATCGGAATGCTCATACATGTGCAGTTCCTCTGGGCACATGTGGATATATTGCTTGTGTCGGTAATACTGGTTGTGGTAGTTAAGACAACTGTTGCTGCTGGCATCACAAAGGCCTTTGGCTATAATCTTAAGGCATCAATTGTT GTCGGAGTATTACTGGCACAAATTGGAGAGTTTGCGTTTGTTCTCTTGAGCCGTGCCTCAAATCTGCATATCGTTGAG GGGAATATGTACCTTCTCCTTCTGGGAACAACAGCACTCAGTCTT GTCGCAACTCCCATCTTATTCAAATTGATACCTGCTTTGATGCATCTAGGGGTTCTTATGCATTGGTTTCCTTCAGAGGCAATTGACAAGGAG GATAAAATCCCAATTGTTCGAAGCACGTGA
- the LOC121778700 gene encoding CDGSH iron-sulfur domain-containing protein NEET-like, translated as MASLFSTTYASLSYGGRGPAASKPPRRMVAVRAEAINPDIRKTEEKVVDSVLLPEISKPVTAYCRCWRSGTFPLCDGSHLKHNKATGDNVGPLLLKLK; from the exons ATGGCTTCTCTCTTCTCCACCACTTATGCTTCCCTTTCCTACGGTGGACGTGGACCCGCCGCCTCGAAGCCACCGCGGCGCATGGTGGCGGTAAGGGCGGAAGCCATCAACCCGGACATCCGTAAGACGGAGGAGAAAGTGGTGGATTCAGTGCTTCTCCCCGAAATCTCCAAGCCTGTCACTGCTTACTGCAG GTGTTGGAGGTCGGGGACGTTTCCTTTGTGTGACGGGAGTCATTTGAAGCACAACAAGGCCACCGGAGATAATGTCGGCCCGTTGCTCTTGAAGCTCAAGTGA
- the LOC121779580 gene encoding uncharacterized protein LOC121779580: MGIDRQNSGLLEALKMERVRTILTHTYPYPHEHSRHAVIAVFIGCLFFISSDNMHTLIQKLDSNIKWWSMYACLLGFFYFFSSPFIGKTIKPSYSNFSRWYIAWILVAALYHLPSFQSMGVDMRMNLSLFLTIYISSILFLLVFHIVFIGLWYIGLVARVAGRRPAILTILQNCAVISVACCVFYSHCGNRANMREKIFERRYSGWFTLWNKEERNSWLAKFVRVNEFKDQVCKSWFAPVGSANDYPFLSKWVIYGELTCTGGSCAESPAEISPIYSLWATFIGLYMANYVVERSTGWALTHPVSQKESEKLKKKQMKPEFLDMVPWYSGTSADLFKTVFDLLVSVTVFVGRFDMRMMQAAMSKVEDSAKQDDLLYGQFSERDELWFDFMADTGDGGNSSYSVARLLAQPSLKVQSNGSSIILPRSNLLLIGGDLAYPNPSAFTYERRLFRPFEYALQPPLWYKEEHIATNKPELPCGMSLLKEYNGPQCFLIPGNHDWFDGLQTFMRYICHKSWLGGWFMPQKKSYFALQLPKGWWVFGLDLALHCDIDVYQFKFFSELIEEKVGDCDSVIIMTHEPNWLLDWYWGDVTGKNVSHLIRDHLRGRCKLRVAGDLHHYMRHSHVPSEKPTYVQHLLVNGCGGAFLHPTHVFSNFDSLYGTSYESKAAYPSFEDSSRIALGNILKFRKKNWQFDFIGGIIYFVLAFSMFPQCKLDHILKDDTFSGHLRNFFGSAWDAFIYMLGRSYVSSAGAFILLVIAITFVPSKVSRKRKAIIGILHVSAHLSAALILMLLMELGVETCIRHKLLATSGYHTLYEWYRSVESEHFPDPSGLRPRIEQWTLGLYPACIKYLMSAFDVPEVMAVSRSNICKNGMDSLSRGGAVIYYASVFLYYWVFSTPVVSLIFGSYLYICINWLHIHFDEAFSSLRIANYKSFTRFHINLKGDLEVFTLAVDKVPKEWKLDPSWEGESKLQPDHSHQRKFPSKWRSTSSQHDPVNTVKIVDQFTIERTVTPEFEPVNGSVLH, from the exons ATGGGCATTGACAGACAGAACTCTGGTTTATTGGAGGCTCTAAAGATGGAGAGAGTTAGGACTATACTCACACATACATATCCATATCCGCATGAACATTCACGGCATGCTGTCATTGCTGTTTTCATAGGCTGCTTATTTTTCATATCATCAGACAACATGCACACTCTTATTCAGAAGTTAGACAGCAATATTAAGTGGTGGTCTATGTATGCATGCTTGCTGGGGTTCttctatttcttttcttcccctTTTATAGGAAAAACGATCAAGCCAAGTTATTCAAACTTCAGTCGCTG GTACATAGCATGGATACTGGTGGCTGCTCTATATCATCTTCCTAGTTTTCAATCAATGGGAGTTGATATGAGGATGAATCTTTCCTTGTTTTTAACCATCTACATATCTtccattttatttcttcttgTATTTCACATTGTATTCATTGGCCTCTGGTATATTGGCCTTGTTGCTCGGGTAGCTGGAAGAAGACCTGCGATTCTGACAATCCTTCAAAATTGTGCT GTTATAAGTGTAGCATGCTGTGTATTTTATAGCCACTGTGGCAATCGTGCTAATATGAGAGAAAAGATATTTGAAAGAAGGTATTCTGGCTGGTTTACACTGTGGAACAAGGAAGAGAGGAATTCATGGCTTGCAAAATTTGTTCGCGTGAACGAGTTCAAAGATCAAGTTTGTAAATCATGGTTTGCTCCAGTTGGTTCGGCTAATGATTATCCATTTTTATCAAAATGGGTCATTTACGGAGAG CTAACTTGTACAGGTGGCTCATGCGCAGAATCACCAGCTGAAATTTCACCTATATATTCATTGTGGGCTACTTTTATAGGTCTATACATGGCAAATTATGTTGTGGAGAGATCAACTGG TTGGGCTCTTACTCACCCTGTATCCCAAAAAGAATCTGAGAAGTTGAAAAAGAAGCAAATGAAGCCTGAGTTTCTGGATATGGTTCCTTGGTACTCAGG GACGTCGGCTGATTTATTTAAGACAGTGTTTGACCTGCTGGTATCAGTGACTGTGTTTGTTGGACGTTTTGACATGCGCATGATGCAG GCTGCAATGAGCAAGGTTGAAGATTCAGCTAAGCAAGATGATCTTTTGTACGGCCAATTTAGTGAACGTGACGAATTGTGGTTTGATTTTATGGCTGATACGGGCGATGGCGGCAATTCTTCTTATAGTGTGGCACGACTTCTTGCTCAACCTTCTCTTAAGGTTCAAAGTAATGGTTCCTCGATTATTTTGCCACGAAGTAACTTGCTCCTTATCGGGGGCGATCTTGC GTATCCTAATCCATCTGCATTTACATATGAGAGACGCCTTTTTCGTCCCTTTGAATATGCTCTTCAGCCCCCTCTGTGGTACAAGGAGGAGCATATTGCTACAAATAAACCTGAATTGCCTTGTGGGATGTCATTACTGAAGGAGTATAATGGGCCTCAGTGCTTTCTTATACCTGGAAATCATG ATTGGTTTGATGGGCTTCAAACATTTATGCGTTATATTTGTCATAAAAGTTGGTTAGGTGGATGGTTTATGCCCCAAAAGAAAAGCTATTTTGCCCTCCAGCTGCCAAAAGGATGGTGGGTCTTTGGACTTGACCTTGCTCTTCATTGTGATATTGATGTTTACCAATTCAAATTCTTTTCGGAACTGATTGAAGAAAAG GTGGGTGATTGTGATTCAGTTATCATCATGACTCATGAACCTAATTGGCTACTTGATTGGTACTGGGGTGATGTCACTGGGAAGAACGTTTCACACCTGATACGTGACCATTTAAGAGGGAGGTGCAAACTACGAGTGGCTGGGGACTTGCATCATTACATGCGCCATTCTCATGTTCCCTCGGAGAAGCCCACATACGTACAACATTTGCTTGTTAATGGTTGTGGTGGAGCATTTTTGCACCCAACGCATGTTTTCAGTAACTTTGATAGTTTGTATGGGACATCTTACGAAAGCAAAGCAGCTTATCCGTCTTTTGAAGACTCAAGCAGG ATTGCTTTAGGGAACATATTGAAGTTTCGGAAGAAAAATTGGCAATTTGACTTCATAGGTGGGATTATATACTTTGTGCTAGCCTTTTCAATGTTTCCACAG TGTAAGCTGGATCACATCTTAAAGGATGATACATTTTCTGGTCACTTGAGGAACTTCTTTGGATCAGCATGGGATGCTTTCATTTATATGCTTGGACGCTCATATGTATCCTCGGCTGGTGCTTTTATTTTGTTGGTCATTGCTATCACCTTTGTACCTTCAAAAGTGTCCCGCAAGAGAAAAGCAATAATAGGCATTCTCCATGTTTCTGCACACCTTTCTGCTGCTTTGATTCTAATGCTACTAATGGAACTGGGTGTAGAGACTTGCATCAGGCATAAATTGTTGGCAACTTCAG GCTACCATACACTGTATGAATGGTATCGATCTGTGGAAAGTGAGCATTTTCCAGACCCATCTGGCCTACGACCACGTATTGAGCAGTGGACACTCGGCCTCTATCCTGCATGCATCAAGTATCTGATGTCGGCTTTTGATGTTCCTGAG GTCATGGCAGTCAGCAGGAGCAATATCTGCAAGAATGGGATGGATTCACTTTCTCGAGGAGGCGCTGTGATTTATTATGCTTCCGTCTTCCTCTATTACTGGGTGTTCTCAACTCCGGTTGTCTCATTAATCTTTGGAAGCTACCTATATATCTGCATCAATTGGCTTCACATACATTTTGACGAGGCCTTCTCTTCGCTCCGCATTGCTAACTACAAGTCGTTTACTCGGTTCCATATTAACTTGAAAGGTGACCTCGAGGTTTTCACCCTTGCTGTGGATAAG GTGCCGAAAGAGTGGAAGCTGGATCCaagctgggaaggtgaatcgaAGCTACAACCAGACCACAGCCACCAAAGAAAGTTTCCCAGCAAATGGAGATCGACTTCGTCTCAGCATGATCCCGTCAACACTGTAAAGATCGTCGATCAATTTACCATCGAACGAACAGTAACACCCGAATTTGAACCAGTTAATGGATCAGTATTGCATTGA
- the LOC121779415 gene encoding transcription factor bHLH120-like, protein MFPISSDGVFEDPLLLFEQDGFLQDLLEDINPISESNNHTENSVKKRARKFEAESNNGSSDSKKSAHRFIEKQRRQEMSTLYASLRSLLPLEYIKGKRAVSDHMHQAAIYINGMKKRIEEMKRRRESLRNVDQKYSNGRDSSSYCVKINLFRDGFEILISSKESFPLSMVLANLMNRNLDVVNCVSSRGDGCYLHKIHVEINEFTSIDLSELQEQLVNLLQLA, encoded by the exons atgtttccaaTCTCAAGTGATGGAGTGTTTGAGGACCCTTTGCTACTCTTTGAGCAAGATGGATTTCTTCAAGATCTGCTTGAGGATATTAATCCCATTTCAGAGAGCAATAATCACACTGAAAATAGTGTGAAAAAGAGGGCAAGAAAGTTTGAAGCTGAGAGCAACAATGGCAGCAGTGATTCCAAGAAGAGTGCTCACAGATTCATTGAGAAGCAGAGAAGGCAAGAAATGTCAACTCTTTATGCTTCTCTCAGATCCCTTCTCCCTCTTGAATACATCAAG GGAAAGCGCGCTGTGTCAGATCATATGCACCAGGCAGCGATTTACATCAACGGTATGAAGAAGAGAATCGAGGAAATGAAGCGAAGGAGGGAGAGTTTGAGGAATGTGGATCAAAAGTACTCGAATGGTCGTGATTCTTCGTCTTATTGTGTGAAGATTAACTTATTTAGAGATGGATTTGAGATCTTGATTAGTAGCAAAGAAAGCTTCCCTCTTTCGATGGTGCTTGCAAATTTGATGAATCGAAACCTTGATGTAGTTAACTGTGTTTCTAGTAGAGGGGATGGGtgttacctccacaaaattcatgttgag ATTAATGAATTCACAAGCATTGATCTATCTGAGTTGCAAGAACAGTTGGTGAATTTGCTGCAACTTGCTTGA
- the LOC121779971 gene encoding nicotinate-nucleotide pyrophosphorylase [carboxylating], chloroplastic-like isoform X2 has product MMRALSLSTFSSPIPSSQRLLVKMSATATRSTATPAASMAVKPPAHPTYDLKSVIRLALSEDAGDLGDVTCKATIPDEMEVEACFLAKEDGIVAGIGLAEMVFKEVDPSLKVEWYAKDGDNVHKGLQFGKVHGRAHSIVVVERVVLNFMQRMSGIATLTKAMADAAHPAIILETRKTAPGLRLTDKWAVVIGGGQNHRMGLFDMVMIKDNHISIAGGVPNALKSVDLYLEQNHLQMGVEVETRTLEEVNEVLHYASTTKTALTRIMLDNMVVPLSDGDIDISMLKEAVKLIDGRFETEWRANTFC; this is encoded by the exons ATGATGAGAGCTCTTTCCCTCTCCACATTTTCTTCTCCCATTCCCTCTTCCCAAAG ATTGTTGGTGAAAATGTCAGCAACAGCCACCAGAAGCACGGCAACTCCGGCGGCTTCAATGGCCGTGAAGCCACCGGCCCACCCCACTTATGACCTCAAGAGTGTTATACGTCTTGCCCTGTCTGAGGATGCTGGTGATCTAG GGGATGTGACTTGTAAAGCTACGATTCCTGATGAAATGGAAGTGGAAGCGTGTTTTTTGGCGAAGGAGGATGGTATTGTGGCTGGTATTGGACTAGCTGAAATGGTGTTTAAGGAGGTTGATCCTTCTCTTAAG GTGGAGTGGTATGCGAAAGATGGTGATAATGTACACAAAGGCTTGCAATTCGGTAAAGTACATG GAAGGGCACATAGTATTGTTGTGGTCGAAAGGGTTGTTCTTAACTTTATGCAGAGGATGAGTGGAATAGCAACTCTAACAAAG GCCATGGCAGATGCTGCACACCCTGCAATCATTTTAGAGACACGGAAAACTGCCCCAGGCTTAAGATTAACGGATAAATGGGCG GTTGTAATAGGTGGAGGTCAGAATCATAGAATGGGTTTGTTCGATATGGTCATGATAAAAGACAATCACATATCTATAGCTGGAGGTGTCCCGAATGCCCTGAAATCTGTGGACCTTTATTTAGAGCAAAATCATCTTCAAATGGGCGTCGAG GTTGAAACGAGGACTTTGGAGGAAGTAAATGAAGTTTTGCACTACGCATCCACAACAAAGACAGCCTTGACCAGAATAATGCTGGATAATATGGTTGTCCCCCTGTCTGATGGCGACATTGATATATCCATGCTTAAAGAAGCCGTGAAATTGATCGATGGGAGGTTTGAGACCGAG